In Candidatus Bathyarchaeia archaeon, the following are encoded in one genomic region:
- a CDS encoding alkaline phosphatase family protein — protein sequence MVSSYKEASKILKLIYVVIDGMGDLPIAELGNKTPLEAADTPNMDFLAAHGKTGLMYTVRKGIAPESDVAVISILGYDPFKYGTGRGILEAVGAGIEVKDGDLALRCNFATSGENGELIDRRVGRDLTTKEATELCKAINENVKLESHSADFEFKNTVGYRGVLVIRSRQKSLSSKITNTDPGYARIKELGIAEAKISMFLKKCEPTDGSEEAKISAELVSEFVEKSHEVLDKHEVNKKREAEGKLKANIIITRDAGHKLPKFFNINEHYGVRFVSLTDMPVERGISKLAGMDTVILPPPSKDIKKDCVIRVKKLIEHLPAYDCFYIHIKGPDEPGHDGNFDAKKHIISMIDKYFFAKLLQTIKLEDFIICVTADHSTPCKLKAHSDDPVPLLISGNKIKGDNILKFSERECKKGSLDILNSGTELMPKLISFLKQA from the coding sequence TTGGTTTCGAGTTATAAAGAGGCGAGCAAAATTCTAAAACTGATTTACGTTGTTATTGATGGAATGGGCGACTTGCCAATCGCAGAATTAGGCAATAAGACACCGCTTGAGGCTGCAGACACGCCTAATATGGACTTTCTTGCTGCACATGGAAAAACGGGGTTAATGTACACCGTTAGGAAAGGCATAGCTCCAGAAAGCGACGTAGCTGTAATTTCAATTTTGGGATATGACCCATTCAAGTATGGCACAGGCAGAGGAATCCTTGAAGCGGTTGGCGCTGGCATTGAAGTGAAAGATGGCGATCTTGCTTTAAGATGTAACTTTGCAACCTCAGGCGAAAATGGTGAGCTCATTGATAGGCGCGTGGGAAGAGACTTAACCACTAAAGAGGCTACGGAGTTATGTAAAGCTATTAATGAAAATGTGAAGCTTGAATCTCACTCTGCAGACTTTGAGTTTAAGAATACTGTTGGTTACAGAGGAGTTTTAGTCATAAGAAGCCGTCAGAAATCGCTTTCAAGCAAAATAACAAATACGGATCCAGGCTACGCAAGGATAAAGGAGCTTGGAATAGCGGAAGCAAAAATTAGTATGTTCCTGAAAAAATGTGAGCCTACAGATGGCAGTGAAGAGGCAAAAATTTCTGCAGAGCTCGTGAGCGAATTTGTCGAAAAAAGTCATGAAGTTCTAGATAAACATGAGGTCAACAAGAAACGCGAAGCGGAGGGTAAACTTAAGGCAAACATTATAATCACAAGGGATGCTGGTCATAAACTGCCAAAATTCTTTAACATTAATGAACACTATGGAGTTCGTTTTGTTTCTTTAACTGATATGCCAGTTGAAAGGGGGATCTCTAAATTGGCAGGCATGGATACTGTAATTCTTCCACCGCCTTCGAAGGATATTAAGAAGGACTGCGTAATTAGGGTTAAGAAACTAATTGAGCACTTACCAGCTTATGATTGCTTTTACATACACATTAAGGGTCCAGACGAGCCCGGACATGATGGAAATTTTGACGCTAAAAAACATATCATTTCCATGATAGACAAATACTTTTTTGCAAAATTGTTACAAACGATAAAACTAGAAGATTTTATAATTTGTGTTACTGCCGATCATTCGACACCCTGCAAACTAAAAGCTCACAGCGATGATCCTGTTCCACTACTTATATCAGGCAACAAAATCAAAGGCGACAACATCTTAAAATTTTCTGAGAGAGAATGCAAAAAGGGAAGCTTGGACATTTTAAATAGTGGTACTGAACTCATGCCAAAACTAATTAGTTTCCTTAAACAAGCATAA
- a CDS encoding universal stress protein encodes MIKKILVAIDGSEHADKALDFALDIAEKYSATVTIINVFQVPRVIYPMIEYPGEPFAYPANWDEFTKEVKDIHEKILSNAFKRAKDLKPNLKISTVLKEGRPADKIVETAKEENFDLIVMGHRGLGRVKEFFLGSVADRVADEAHCPVIIVK; translated from the coding sequence TTGATTAAAAAAATTTTGGTGGCAATTGATGGCTCTGAACACGCTGATAAGGCGTTGGATTTTGCACTTGATATAGCGGAAAAATATTCTGCGACCGTTACAATAATAAATGTTTTTCAGGTACCGAGGGTCATCTATCCAATGATCGAGTATCCAGGAGAGCCGTTTGCTTATCCTGCTAATTGGGACGAGTTTACTAAAGAAGTGAAAGATATTCATGAAAAAATATTATCCAATGCTTTTAAAAGGGCTAAGGATCTGAAGCCTAACTTAAAAATTTCAACCGTGCTAAAGGAAGGTCGACCGGCAGACAAGATTGTTGAAACTGCCAAAGAAGAAAACTTTGACCTCATAGTAATGGGGCATAGGGGATTAGGCAGAGTTAAAGAGTTTTTCTTAGGAAGCGTCGCTGACCGGGTTGCAGACGAAGCACATTGTCCAGTGATAATAGTGAAATAG
- a CDS encoding carbohydrate kinase family protein has product MPDLVAIGHVLMDIRIFVDEFPEADGEAKTDKLSLGGGGSAANVAVGASRLGVKSGFIGSIGFDTFGRVLLEELEHDGVDVAHVKVDTATSSGLTVIAINKKGQVIMFGYTGASDKLFPSDLDKDYISSSEHVHITGLSFDTALAAAKIAKKANVTVSFDPGRLMSRMGLKRLLPLLHHVDQILLNQEESQELTGVIELEKAAKTLLASGPKMVIIKRGPDGVFAIDHSKSFSVPAYPVKVVDTTGAGDAFSAGFITAQLEGKNLEDSVEFANATANLKITRVGARALPNRKAVERFLKEHAQNL; this is encoded by the coding sequence TTGCCTGATCTTGTTGCTATTGGTCATGTTTTGATGGATATTCGCATTTTTGTGGACGAATTTCCCGAAGCTGATGGGGAAGCAAAAACTGACAAGTTAAGTCTAGGTGGTGGAGGTTCTGCTGCAAATGTGGCTGTGGGCGCATCACGACTTGGCGTGAAATCCGGATTTATAGGATCTATTGGTTTTGACACGTTTGGACGAGTGCTTTTAGAAGAACTTGAGCATGACGGAGTTGACGTAGCTCATGTTAAAGTTGATACTGCAACAAGTTCAGGGTTAACAGTAATCGCCATTAACAAGAAGGGGCAAGTAATTATGTTTGGATATACTGGAGCAAGCGATAAGCTATTTCCATCTGATTTGGATAAGGACTACATTTCATCAAGCGAACATGTTCATATTACTGGGCTTTCATTTGACACGGCTCTAGCTGCCGCAAAAATAGCAAAGAAAGCAAATGTTACAGTTTCCTTTGATCCTGGAAGACTCATGTCGAGGATGGGACTGAAAAGGCTGTTGCCCCTCTTACATCATGTTGACCAGATTCTTCTGAATCAAGAGGAATCCCAAGAGCTCACAGGCGTAATCGAACTTGAAAAAGCAGCGAAGACTCTTCTTGCATCTGGACCAAAAATGGTCATAATTAAAAGGGGTCCAGATGGCGTATTTGCAATAGATCACTCCAAAAGTTTTAGCGTTCCCGCTTATCCAGTTAAGGTTGTTGACACTACTGGAGCAGGTGACGCATTTTCAGCTGGTTTTATCACCGCTCAATTGGAGGGTAAAAATTTGGAAGATTCTGTTGAGTTTGCTAATGCTACAGCTAATTTAAAGATAACAAGAGTTGGAGCCAGAGCCTTGCCAAATCGGAAAGCTGTTGAACGATTTTTAAAGGAGCATGCGCAAAATCTATGA
- a CDS encoding EamA family transporter: MDWLVLAILDAFFAALVAIFAKVGLQGVDSNVATAIRTIVMMVFTLGFVIAIGKGPQLTQLTSKDVFFIVLSGIAGAISWLLYFAALKLTDASKVAPIDRASVLFVLVLSALILGEKITLKTAMAGVLIFIGVLLLAI, translated from the coding sequence ATGGATTGGCTTGTCTTAGCGATTCTGGACGCATTTTTTGCTGCACTTGTGGCGATTTTTGCAAAGGTTGGGTTGCAAGGCGTTGATTCCAATGTTGCCACTGCAATAAGAACCATTGTTATGATGGTTTTTACGCTAGGCTTCGTAATAGCCATAGGTAAGGGTCCTCAACTAACGCAACTAACTAGTAAGGATGTGTTTTTCATAGTGCTTTCCGGAATAGCTGGCGCTATATCTTGGCTGCTCTATTTTGCCGCTTTAAAATTGACTGACGCTTCGAAAGTTGCGCCAATAGACAGAGCAAGCGTATTATTCGTGTTAGTCTTATCCGCCCTTATTCTAGGCGAAAAAATAACACTTAAAACGGCGATGGCTGGGGTCCTCATTTTCATTGGGGTTCTATTGCTTGCAATTTAA
- a CDS encoding phosphoglucomutase/phosphomannomutase family protein: MKISFGTDGWRGVIGREFTFDNVKVVAQGIADYVQSHGLKERRIIVGYDTRKWSRHFAESACKIMLGNDIPTYITKRDVPTPVAAFEVLHRKAAGAIMITASHNPPEWNGIKYIPEYAGPALPETTEEITNNISRIFRERKIKEISIETGMQRGLLKWIDPTGPYIRFVKKQLDLEAFRKMRLKVVFDVMYGTARGYLDRILRSLSCKVVVIHNEVDPNFGGGRPEPLPEFLTDLKNMVISLGADLGLATDGDADRLAVYDSNGAYFAADQLLPLLFDYTVKSGKLGGVVRTVATTHLLDRIAEKHRLPVYEVPVGFKYVGQYLREKDVVLGGEESGGISFKGHIPDKDGIFTGVKIAEMVAKTGKSLSELLKDLEKEYGVLFNGRSDVSCPDELKQTVMEKLSSNIPNRIAGIEISNVNRMDGLKFLLKDDGWLLIRPSGTEPLFRIYGESTTREKLEEMLEEGKKLVTKALSKQA, translated from the coding sequence GTGAAAATTAGTTTCGGCACAGACGGTTGGCGCGGCGTCATAGGCAGAGAGTTTACTTTTGATAATGTAAAAGTCGTGGCTCAAGGCATAGCTGACTATGTTCAGTCTCACGGCTTAAAGGAAAGACGCATTATAGTTGGATATGACACGCGCAAATGGTCACGACACTTTGCAGAAAGTGCATGCAAAATAATGTTAGGTAATGACATCCCAACATACATCACAAAAAGAGATGTGCCCACTCCAGTCGCAGCCTTTGAGGTTTTACATAGGAAAGCTGCTGGCGCAATAATGATTACAGCCTCGCATAACCCGCCAGAATGGAACGGTATTAAGTACATCCCAGAATATGCGGGTCCCGCATTGCCAGAAACAACTGAAGAGATCACTAATAATATTAGCAGAATTTTTAGGGAACGTAAAATAAAGGAAATCTCGATCGAGACTGGGATGCAACGTGGGTTATTGAAGTGGATTGATCCGACAGGGCCCTACATAAGGTTTGTTAAAAAACAGTTAGATTTGGAAGCTTTCAGAAAAATGAGGCTCAAAGTGGTTTTTGATGTAATGTATGGAACTGCAAGAGGCTATTTGGATCGTATTTTGCGAAGTCTTAGTTGCAAAGTTGTAGTTATCCATAATGAAGTTGATCCCAACTTTGGCGGAGGACGCCCCGAACCGCTTCCAGAGTTTCTAACAGATCTTAAAAATATGGTTATTAGCCTTGGGGCAGACTTGGGGTTGGCAACTGATGGCGATGCTGATCGTCTGGCGGTATATGATAGTAATGGCGCTTATTTTGCTGCAGATCAGCTTCTTCCGCTACTATTTGACTACACCGTCAAAAGTGGAAAGTTGGGAGGTGTTGTACGGACTGTAGCTACAACTCATCTTCTCGACCGAATAGCTGAAAAGCATAGGCTTCCAGTGTATGAGGTGCCTGTAGGGTTCAAATATGTGGGACAATATTTACGTGAGAAAGATGTAGTTTTAGGAGGGGAAGAAAGCGGCGGCATAAGTTTTAAAGGACATATTCCCGATAAGGATGGCATTTTTACAGGCGTTAAGATAGCGGAAATGGTGGCCAAAACGGGAAAAAGTTTGTCGGAACTGCTTAAGGATTTAGAAAAAGAGTATGGGGTACTGTTTAATGGACGTAGCGACGTATCATGCCCGGATGAACTAAAACAGACAGTTATGGAAAAGCTTTCATCCAACATCCCAAATAGAATTGCTGGCATAGAGATATCAAATGTTAACAGAATGGACGGATTAAAGTTTCTGCTAAAAGATGATGGATGGTTGCTTATTCGCCCTTCTGGGACAGAACCGCTTTTCAGGATATACGGAGAGTCAACTACCAGGGAGAAATTAGAAGAAATGCTGGAAGAAGGAAAAAAGCTTGTTACTAAAGCATTAAGTAAACAGGCTTAG